One segment of Triticum aestivum cultivar Chinese Spring chromosome 2A, IWGSC CS RefSeq v2.1, whole genome shotgun sequence DNA contains the following:
- the LOC123189967 gene encoding U-box domain-containing protein 57 isoform X1, giving the protein MAGVGIKGWWAIKGVGERKKIAGSTQEKTANTPLNLHGDCIRRRCCLAQLRGGAVRGERSSASPSRRSVAAMPPRAISIKVAREEDLSSHIGNDGFYFDLVDFDRVRAFQIPDNTTMSRLKEEIAVEFSIPSQFQRLWLFCKRQNGTWRPVRPFSTEENNLSMTSLHKLLSRTFLFLNPDCVKLFLEVLNDSSPQNLSNDDGLVFLKLYDPEQTQIRYIGMLFVKASSRPSDILPKLRSLAGFCADEEMELYEEIKFEPSAMCEAIDANITFSESQIGHGDIICYQKSSKSLSHHAYPSVEIFFKRIHDLKAVVPGEQRKILALEEEVARLKHQSDLQTEKANMATYKIHQCNAECQRFKRERDNAVRQLNELQDQNPQIFLEFPITNLLQATENFSDLCKVGDTEYGRVYKGIIHDTTVAIKLCRSDILFQQEVSILRQGRHPSIVNCIGKCSEVSALVYEWLPNGNLQDHIVCANGSTPLSWQIRTQIIGEICSALLFLHSCEPHALVHGDLRPCNIFANANFRSKICNFGMLTLFLQPGNHQPALTARLPYLDPEFLTTGELTPLSDVYSLGVIILCLLTGLPPLTIAKKVSEALENNSLHTLIDKSAGNWPYVQAKQLAVIGLSCVEMTREKRPDLLTKVWPVVEPLIRKPPAAPWPYVQSAVTGSSAPGHLICPIRMDIMKDPQVASDGFTYEAEAIRRWFDGGNNRSPMTNLPLANRDLVPNRAVLSSIQEYHEQQRQPGS; this is encoded by the exons ATGGCCGGTGTGGGAATAAAGGGCTGGTGGGCAATTAAGGGCGTGGGAGAGCGGAAAAAAATTGCGGGCTCCACACAAGAGAAAACCGCAAACACCCCGTTAAACCTCCACGGTGACTGCATACGCCGGCGCTGCTGCCTCGCACAACTTCGAGGGGGAGCTGTCCGCGGCGAGCGAAGTTCGGCATCTCCTTCTCGCCGCTCCGTGGCGGCGATGCCACCTCGGGCTATCAGCATAAAG GTGGCGAGGGAAGAAGATTTGTCCTCACACATTGGAAACGATGGCTTCTATTTTGATCTCGTCGACTTCGACAGGGTGAGGGCTTTCCAGATCCCGGATAACACGACTATGTCCCGATTGAAG GAGGAAATTGCAGTAGAGTTCAGCATCCCATCTCAATTTCAGCGCCTCTGGTTGTTTTGTAAAAGGCAAAACGGGACATGGCGTCCTGTTAGGCCATTCTCTACCGAAGAAAACAATCTATCT ATGACTAGCCTTCATAAACTATTGTCAAGGACCTTCTTGTTCCTGAATCCTGATTGTGTGAAGCTGTTTTTGGAG GTGCTCAATGATTCTTCCCCACAAAATCTGAGCAACGATGATGGATTAGTGTTTTTAAAGCTTTATGACCCAGAACAAACGCAGATACG ATATATTGGAATGCTGTTTGTAAAAGCTTCATCAAGGCCTTCAGATATTCTTCCGAAACTAAGAAGTCTAGCTGGTTTTTGTGCAGATGAGGAAATGGAATTATATGAG GAAATCAAATTCGAACCTTCTGCCATGTGTGAAGCCATAGATGCCAATATTACATTTTCAGAAAGCCAG ATTGGGCATGGGGATATCATTTGCTACCAGAAAAGCTCGAAGTCTTTGAGCCACCATGCATACCCTTCTGTTGAAATATTCTTCAAGCGTATTCATGATTTGAAGGCAGTTGTTCCG GGGGAGCAAAGGAAGATATTAGCTCTGGAAGAGGAGGTTGCTAGGTTAAAACATCAGTCTGACCTTCAAACAGAGAAGGCAAACATGG CAACATATAAGATACACCAATGCAATGCAGAATGCCAGCGATTTAAACGTGAGCGAGACAATGCGGTACGACAGCTGAATGAGCTGCAGGATCAGAATCCTCAGATTTTCCTCGAGTTTCCCATCACAAATTTGCTGCAAGCAACGGAGAACTTCAGTGACTTGTGTAAGGTTGGAGACACCGAATATGGACGTGTATATAAAGGCATTATACACGATACTACAGTAGCTATCAAGCTATGCAGATCTGATATTTTATTTCAACAAGAG GTTTCTATTCTTCGTCAAGGCAGACATCCAAGCATTGTCAACTGCATTGGAAAATGTTCTGAAGTTTCAGCTCTTGTGTACGAGTGGTTGCCAAACGGAAACCTCCAAGATCACATTGTTTGTGCTAATGGCTCTACACCTCTCTCGTGGCAGATCCGCACACAGATCATCGGTGAGATTTGTTCTGCGCTGCTGTTCCTGCATTCGTGTGAGCCTCATGCTTTGGTCCATGGCGATCTACGTCCTTGTAACATATTTGCCAATGCCAACTTCAGAAGCAAGATCTGCAACTTTGGTATGTTAACCCTGTTTCTCCAGCCCGGCAACCACCAACCAGCTCTGACAGCCAGGTTGCCATACCTGGACCCAGAGTTCCTCACCACCGGAGAGCTCACACCCCTTTCTGATGTCTACTCTCTGGGTGTTATCATCCTGTGTCTCTTGACTGGATTGCCTCCCTTGACTATTGCAAAGAAAGTTTCAGAAGCATTGGAGAATAATAGCTTGCACACGCTGATTGATAAATCAGCAGGGAACTGGCCTTATGTACAAGCCAAGCAGTTAGCCGTCATTGGTCTTAGCTGTGTGGAAATGACGAGGGAAAAGCGACCTGATCTCTTAACAAAGGTATGGCCAGTTGTTGAGCCCCTTATCAGGAAGCCTCCTGCAGCCCCATGGCCATATGTCCAATCGGCAGTTACAGGAAGTTCCGCGCCTGGCCACTTGATTTGTCCAATTCGCATG GATATTATGAAGGATCCTCAAGTGGCATCTGATGGATTCACTTACGAAGCAGAAGCCATAAGGCGCTGGTTTGATGGCGGGAACAACAGGTCTCCGATGACGAACTTGCCGCTAGCAAATCGTGATCTCGTCCCAAATCGCGCCGTCCTCTCTTCCATCCAGGAGTACCATGAACAGCAGAGGCAGCCAGGTTCCTGA
- the LOC123189967 gene encoding U-box domain-containing protein 57 isoform X2, with the protein MAGVGIKGWWAIKGVGERKKIAGSTQEKTANTPLNLHGDCIRRRCCLAQLRGGAVRGERSSASPSRRSVAAMPPRAISIKVAREEDLSSHIGNDGFYFDLVDFDRVRAFQIPDNTTMSRLKEEIAVEFSIPSQFQRLWLFCKRQNGTWRPVRPFSTEENNLSMTSLHKLLSRTFLFLNPDCVKLFLEVLNDSSPQNLSNDDGLVFLKLYDPEQTQIRYIGMLFVKASSRPSDILPKLRSLAGFCADEEMELYEEIKFEPSAMCEAIDANITFSESQIGHGDIICYQKSSKSLSHHAYPSVEIFFKRIHDLKAVVPGEQRKILALEEEVARLKHQSDLQTEKANMECQRFKRERDNAVRQLNELQDQNPQIFLEFPITNLLQATENFSDLCKVGDTEYGRVYKGIIHDTTVAIKLCRSDILFQQEVSILRQGRHPSIVNCIGKCSEVSALVYEWLPNGNLQDHIVCANGSTPLSWQIRTQIIGEICSALLFLHSCEPHALVHGDLRPCNIFANANFRSKICNFGMLTLFLQPGNHQPALTARLPYLDPEFLTTGELTPLSDVYSLGVIILCLLTGLPPLTIAKKVSEALENNSLHTLIDKSAGNWPYVQAKQLAVIGLSCVEMTREKRPDLLTKVWPVVEPLIRKPPAAPWPYVQSAVTGSSAPGHLICPIRMDIMKDPQVASDGFTYEAEAIRRWFDGGNNRSPMTNLPLANRDLVPNRAVLSSIQEYHEQQRQPGS; encoded by the exons ATGGCCGGTGTGGGAATAAAGGGCTGGTGGGCAATTAAGGGCGTGGGAGAGCGGAAAAAAATTGCGGGCTCCACACAAGAGAAAACCGCAAACACCCCGTTAAACCTCCACGGTGACTGCATACGCCGGCGCTGCTGCCTCGCACAACTTCGAGGGGGAGCTGTCCGCGGCGAGCGAAGTTCGGCATCTCCTTCTCGCCGCTCCGTGGCGGCGATGCCACCTCGGGCTATCAGCATAAAG GTGGCGAGGGAAGAAGATTTGTCCTCACACATTGGAAACGATGGCTTCTATTTTGATCTCGTCGACTTCGACAGGGTGAGGGCTTTCCAGATCCCGGATAACACGACTATGTCCCGATTGAAG GAGGAAATTGCAGTAGAGTTCAGCATCCCATCTCAATTTCAGCGCCTCTGGTTGTTTTGTAAAAGGCAAAACGGGACATGGCGTCCTGTTAGGCCATTCTCTACCGAAGAAAACAATCTATCT ATGACTAGCCTTCATAAACTATTGTCAAGGACCTTCTTGTTCCTGAATCCTGATTGTGTGAAGCTGTTTTTGGAG GTGCTCAATGATTCTTCCCCACAAAATCTGAGCAACGATGATGGATTAGTGTTTTTAAAGCTTTATGACCCAGAACAAACGCAGATACG ATATATTGGAATGCTGTTTGTAAAAGCTTCATCAAGGCCTTCAGATATTCTTCCGAAACTAAGAAGTCTAGCTGGTTTTTGTGCAGATGAGGAAATGGAATTATATGAG GAAATCAAATTCGAACCTTCTGCCATGTGTGAAGCCATAGATGCCAATATTACATTTTCAGAAAGCCAG ATTGGGCATGGGGATATCATTTGCTACCAGAAAAGCTCGAAGTCTTTGAGCCACCATGCATACCCTTCTGTTGAAATATTCTTCAAGCGTATTCATGATTTGAAGGCAGTTGTTCCG GGGGAGCAAAGGAAGATATTAGCTCTGGAAGAGGAGGTTGCTAGGTTAAAACATCAGTCTGACCTTCAAACAGAGAAGGCAAACATGG AATGCCAGCGATTTAAACGTGAGCGAGACAATGCGGTACGACAGCTGAATGAGCTGCAGGATCAGAATCCTCAGATTTTCCTCGAGTTTCCCATCACAAATTTGCTGCAAGCAACGGAGAACTTCAGTGACTTGTGTAAGGTTGGAGACACCGAATATGGACGTGTATATAAAGGCATTATACACGATACTACAGTAGCTATCAAGCTATGCAGATCTGATATTTTATTTCAACAAGAG GTTTCTATTCTTCGTCAAGGCAGACATCCAAGCATTGTCAACTGCATTGGAAAATGTTCTGAAGTTTCAGCTCTTGTGTACGAGTGGTTGCCAAACGGAAACCTCCAAGATCACATTGTTTGTGCTAATGGCTCTACACCTCTCTCGTGGCAGATCCGCACACAGATCATCGGTGAGATTTGTTCTGCGCTGCTGTTCCTGCATTCGTGTGAGCCTCATGCTTTGGTCCATGGCGATCTACGTCCTTGTAACATATTTGCCAATGCCAACTTCAGAAGCAAGATCTGCAACTTTGGTATGTTAACCCTGTTTCTCCAGCCCGGCAACCACCAACCAGCTCTGACAGCCAGGTTGCCATACCTGGACCCAGAGTTCCTCACCACCGGAGAGCTCACACCCCTTTCTGATGTCTACTCTCTGGGTGTTATCATCCTGTGTCTCTTGACTGGATTGCCTCCCTTGACTATTGCAAAGAAAGTTTCAGAAGCATTGGAGAATAATAGCTTGCACACGCTGATTGATAAATCAGCAGGGAACTGGCCTTATGTACAAGCCAAGCAGTTAGCCGTCATTGGTCTTAGCTGTGTGGAAATGACGAGGGAAAAGCGACCTGATCTCTTAACAAAGGTATGGCCAGTTGTTGAGCCCCTTATCAGGAAGCCTCCTGCAGCCCCATGGCCATATGTCCAATCGGCAGTTACAGGAAGTTCCGCGCCTGGCCACTTGATTTGTCCAATTCGCATG GATATTATGAAGGATCCTCAAGTGGCATCTGATGGATTCACTTACGAAGCAGAAGCCATAAGGCGCTGGTTTGATGGCGGGAACAACAGGTCTCCGATGACGAACTTGCCGCTAGCAAATCGTGATCTCGTCCCAAATCGCGCCGTCCTCTCTTCCATCCAGGAGTACCATGAACAGCAGAGGCAGCCAGGTTCCTGA